Proteins encoded together in one Flavobacteriales bacterium window:
- a CDS encoding HEPN domain-containing protein, whose amino-acid sequence MTKALPIAQAFLNGAKAYRSALEVTRTSAEAPSMDAPSMFLGCHSIELGLKAFLRGRGLRVPRSHDLSKLLNACVHAGMSVSREAKQCIDVAVDEIEVHGYRYFVFADLGSPTVEYLAETADEILATVTKESANWPADGLKKAVMKFRVGRAVPKNHLART is encoded by the coding sequence ATGACCAAAGCGCTTCCGATCGCACAGGCGTTCCTGAATGGGGCAAAGGCGTACAGAAGTGCGCTGGAGGTCACCAGGACAAGCGCAGAAGCACCGAGCATGGATGCCCCCAGCATGTTCCTTGGGTGCCATTCGATCGAGCTAGGGCTAAAGGCCTTTCTCAGGGGAAGAGGCTTGCGGGTGCCGCGCTCGCATGATCTGTCGAAGCTGCTGAACGCGTGTGTTCACGCTGGAATGTCCGTATCGCGCGAGGCGAAGCAATGCATCGATGTTGCAGTGGATGAGATCGAAGTCCATGGTTATCGGTACTTCGTCTTCGCGGACCTCGGGAGTCCGACTGTGGAGTACCTCGCGGAAACAGCGGACGAGATCCTGGCTACGGTAACGAAGGAGTCAGCAAACTGGCCAGCAGATGGCTTGAAAAAGGCCGTGATGAAGTTCCGAGTCGGTAGAGCTGTGCCCAAGAACCATTTAGCAAGAACCTAA